The genome window tcaccaaagccccatacactacccaccattgcgacctgtacgttctcgttggctggccctcgcttcatactcgtcgccaaacccccTGGCTagaggttatctacaagtctctgctaggtaaagccctgccttatctcagctccctggtcaccatagcagcacccactcgtagcacgcgctccagcagttatatctcactggtcacccccaaagccaattccccctttgaccgcctttccttccagttctctgctgccaatgactggaatgaactgcaaaaatctctgaagctggagactcatatctccctcactagctttaagcaccagctgtcagagcaactcacagatcactgcatctgtacatagcccatctgtaaacagcccatctatctacctacctcatccccatactgtatttatttatttatcttgctcctttgcaccccagtatctctacttgcacattcatcttctgcacatctaccattccagtgtttaattgctatattgtaattacttcgccaccatggcctatttattgccttaacttatctcatttgcactcactgtatatagacttgttttcttttgttctactgtattattgactgtatgtttatttattccatgtgtaactctgtgttgttgtatgtgtcgaattgctacgctttatcttggccaggtcgcagtgcaaatgagaacttgttctcaactagcctacctggttaaataaaggtgaaataaaaaataaaacaatcttGACATGTACTTAAAGTGACCATTAGATACCCACATACTGCAACCTCCACTGTTCACATAGACACATACACTCATTCAAAGTTGTGTCATTTTGTTACTAAACTCATCTCTGTAAACTTTATGAACAAAAATGCACTAGTACCTCTTGATAAGCATGGTCCGTTAAATAAATGGACAACTCAAATAATTTAATTCGTTTAACACACATTTATTCCAAGGTAATCTTAACTACTGGTTTTAAAAGACTGTCTTGTGACTAGATAAAACAAGTGCTGATAATCATGAGACAAAGTGCTGATGTGGAACAGGACAGCTGTGCCCTACGGGTTTCAGTGCTGTGTTAACTGTGTCCACTGTGTTCCCTGGCAGAGACCAATAATGAACAGACCCAGGGAGTTGGGTAACTAACACTGTCTGATGGATAAAAAATGGCAGGGTGATAACCTCTAAAACTCTCCCTAATATACCTGAGACCCAGCTAAGTCTGCCTAAacagaaaaataagaaaaacagaatcATATTGGATCATGGTTCTGATGAGGTGAAAAGAAagctgtatatttttgttcaaacctagggctctattcaatttGTACCGCAGAAGTGCAGCGTTACAGCGGaattgaaatgtaaaggcaatgttcccgtgtTAGCAGGGACTGCAAacacggtaaacactgcatatgtcggtTCAGTCAGAAATTACCTTAACATTTCTATCGCACAATCTGTAACACTTCAGCAacacagattgaatagagcccctagTGTTAGAGCAAATTGAGAGAGTATTTTCAACAGAGTATATTCAGAATCAGACATCCTAGTACTGTATACTCCCAACTCTGCAACATAAACAACTAACTATTGCCCCCTGTCTACTGTCTGATGTCATTGCAACTCCTGTTCCGTCTAGAAGTTGTCCTCCTCTCTTCCGCTCCCATCTTCCTCATCCAGCCTCTCGTCCTCATCATCACTCCCTTCTCTGTTCATGGTGCGGTTCACTCTGGCCAGTAGCAACGGCAGGTTGACTGCTAATGGGTTgtcctcatcttcatcatcagCATCACGCTTGGGGTAGAAGCGTCTAGCCTTCGCCAAGAAGTCCTCAGCAGCATCCAGGTATATGAGACGATCCTATATGAAAAGgacagaggaggggaagagagaggaagatggaaagcgagagatagatggagagggtGAAAAACAAAGAGTGAAGGAAGAAGAGAAAAGACCCAAAGAGGGAAGAAAGGAAGAGTAaacagaggaagaggggaggtataagagtcatcatcatcatcaaacagGAAGTGATTTGGAGAAGTAAGTGAAAGACATTATAACCATAATACAAAATGTCCCTCCTCTGTTAGTTTCTGTTCTCACCAGGATGAAGAGGTATCTCTCAGGTGGGGCCTCCCGGGTGTTGAAGATAGATGTCTCAGAGTGGAGCGTGTGCAGTAGTGAGCGTGATGCCGAGGCGTTCTTCATACGGTCATACGACGCACTAGCAGACACCGTCAGCAGAGACTCCGCCTCCGCCATGAACCCTGAGCCAATGAGAGTTCACGGTTGCTGAGAttagattttatacattttttctttctctcatttTGCCCTTCCATTTGTTCTCTATCACCC of Salmo trutta chromosome 1, fSalTru1.1, whole genome shotgun sequence contains these proteins:
- the LOC115197632 gene encoding melanoregulin; this translates as MGAAFKRFCARFCCCCCFSDDESEEEKEPLISPDTLEYFDREAKKRREQEQNLWSEPGDPSHSERDDDRILYNLIQNRNQTRRGSLAHRRLSVDIEGMRDLRREVRDKWKMILENLGFMAEAESLLTVSASASYDRMKNASASRSLLHTLHSETSIFNTREAPPERYLFILDRLIYLDAAEDFLAKARRFYPKRDADDEDEDNPLAVNLPLLLARVNRTMNREGSDDEDERLDEEDGSGREEDNF